One window from the genome of Oryza glaberrima chromosome 3, OglaRS2, whole genome shotgun sequence encodes:
- the LOC127766754 gene encoding triacylglycerol lipase SDP1-like produces the protein MDLSGEASLGGFKIGPSTLVGRGVAIRVLLLSSLWRLRERAYAAASRVRGAALPVVAPWLHLRNTHGILLVVVLFALFLRRFSGARSRAALARRRLQCKKAMRYAASYEEWARAAKVLDKMSEQVSESDFYDEELIRNRLEELRRRREEGSLRDVVFCMRGDLVRNLGNMCNPELHKGRLEVPKLIKDYIDEVSAQLKMVCESDTDDLLLEEKLAFVQETRHAFGRTALLLSGGASLGSFHVGVVKTLVEHKLLPRIVAGSSVGSIICSIVATRTWPEIQSFFVDSLQTLQFFDRIGGIFAVTKRVMTYGALHDISQMQRLLRDLTGNLTFQEAYDMTGRVLGVTVCSPRKNEPPRCLNYLTSPHVVIWSAVTASCAFPGLFEAQELMAKNRFGEIVPFHAPFSTDPEQGPGASKRRWRDGSLEMDLPMMQLKELFNVNHFIVSQTNPHISPLLRLKEIVTTYGGRFAGKLARLAEMEVKYRCNQILEIGLPLGGLAKLFAQDWEGDVTMVMPATAAQYLKIIQNPTYAELQMAANQGRRCTWEKISAIRTNCAIELALDESIAVLNHKRRLKRSMERVASASQGYTCSSVIRTPRRVPSWSCISRENSTGSLSEDCFATTSSSTHQGIQVVATPNVIHNDGSESESETIDLNSWTRSGGPLMRTSSADMFINFIQNLEIESEFNTGNSSGSTVSKDSCPNNNSGVTAQGTDRSTDTSETGSCNTGNNIASQPSTSTSIAVSEGELLQPERSTNGILINVVKRKSVFGEHESEAETESYVDTTNLDTCDAISASDCPGDNKDAADSNDLSAAHTDSVTSQHSSADE, from the exons ATGGATTTGTCCGGGGAAGCAAGCCTCGGGGGATTCAAGATCGGGCCATCGACGCTCGTCGGCCGCGGGGTAGCCATCCGCGTGCTCCTCCTCAGCTCGCTGTGGCGCCTGCGCGAGCGCGcctacgccgccgcctcgcgcgtgcgcggcgcggcgcttCCGGTGGTCGCGCCCTGGCTCCACCTCAGGAACACCCATGGCATCCTCCTCGTGGTTGTCCTCTTCGCGCTGTTCCTGAGGCGGTTCTCTGGCGCGCGGTCGCGGGCGGCGCTGGCGCGCCGGCGGTTGCAGTGCAAGAAGGCGATGAGGTACGCGGCGAGCTACGAGGAGTGGGCGCGCGCCGCCAAGGTGCTCGACAAAATGTCTGAGCAGGTCAGTGAGAGCGATTTCTACGACGAGGAGCTCATCAGGAACAGGCTGGAGGAGCTCCGAAGGCGGAGGGAGGAAGGGTCGCTCCGGGATGTGGTGTTCTGCATGCGTGGTGATCTTGTGAGGAATTTGGGGAACATGTGCAATCCCGAGCTTCATAAGGGCAGGCTTGAG GTTCCTAAGCTTATAAAAGATTACATTGATGAGGTTTCTGCCCAGCTGAAAATGGTATGTGAATCTGATACCGATGATTTGCTTTTGGAAGAGAAACTTGCCTTTGTTCAAGAGACCAGGCATGCCTTTGGGAGGACAGCATTACTCTTAAGTGGGGGTGCTTCACTGGGATCTtttcatgtaggtgtagtgaaAACACTGGTTGAGCACAAGCTTTTGCCTCGAATAGTTGCAGGATCTAGTGTTGGTTCCATTATATGTTCAATTGTTGCGACCCGAACATGGCCTGAGATCCAGAGCTTCTTTGTAGACTCATTGCAGACCTTGCAGTTCTTTGATAGGATAGGTGGAATTTTTGCAGTAACAAAACGGGTTATGACTTATGGTGCACTCCATGACATTAGCCAGATGCAAAGGCTTTTGAGGGATCTGACAGGTAACTTAACATTTCAAGAGGCTTATGACATGACTGGCCGTGTTCTTGGCGTCACAGTTTGCTCTCCTAGAAAAAATGAGCCACCCCGCTGTCTCAACTACCTGACATCACCACATGTTGTTATTTGGAGTGCCGTGACTGCCTCTTGTGCATTTCCTGGGCTCTTCGAAGCTCAGGAATTGATGGCAAAGAATAGATTTGGTGAGATAGTTCCCTTCCACGCACCCTTTTCCACAGACCCAGAGCAAGGTCCTGGAGCATCAAAGCGTCGGTGGAGGGATGGAAGTTTGGAGATGGATCTGCCCATGATGCAACTCAAAGAGTTGTTCAACGTAAATCACTTCATTGTGAGCCAAACTAATCCTCACATCTCTCCACTCCTCCGACTGAAGGAGATTGTCACAACCTATGGAGGTCGCTTCGCTGGAAAG CTTGCTCGTCTGGCTGAAATGGAGGTTAAGTACAGATGTAACCAAATCCTAGAAATTGGCCTCCCACTGGGAGGACTAGCGAAATTGTTTGCTCAGGATTGGGAGGGTGATGTCACCATGGTTATGCCGGCAACAGCAGCCCAG TACTTGAAGATTATACAAAACCCTACATATGCGGAGCTGCAAATGGCTGCCAACCAGGGGCGCAGGTGCACATGGGAGAAGATCTCTGCGATCAGAACAAACTGTGCTATTGAACTTGCGTTGGATGAGTCCATTGCCGTTCTAAACCATAAAAGAAGACTAAAGAGAAGCATGGAAAGGGTAGCTTCTGCTTCCCAGGGATATACATGCAGTTCTGTAATCAGAACACCAAGGAGGGTACCATCGTGGAGCTGCATCAGTCGAGAGAATTCTACAGGATCTCTCTCAGAAGATTGTTTTGCAACCACTAGTTCATCTACTCACCAAGGAATTCAAGTTGTTGCCACACCGAACGTTATTCATAATGATGGAAGTGAGAGTGAATCAGAAACCATTGACTTAAATTCTTGGACCCGGAGTGGTGGACCTCTAATGAGGACTTCATCAGCTGACATGTTCATCAATTTCATTCAGAATCTTGAGATAGAGTCTGAGTTCAATACAGGTAATTCATCAGGATCTACCGTTTCTAAAGATTCATGCCCAAACAATAATTCTGGAGTTACTGCACAAGGTACAGATAGAAGCACAGACACATCTGAAACTGGTTCATGCAATACTGGCAACAATATAGCTAGTCAACCCTCTACCTCTACAAGCATTGCTGTTTCTGAAGGAGAACTGCTGCAACCAGAAAGGAGTACTAACGGAATTCTAATTAATGTTGTCAAAAGAAAGAGTGTGTTTGGTGAGCATGAAAGCGAAGCTGAAACCGAATCATATGTGGACACAACAAATTTGGACACTTGTGATGCCATCTCAGCTTCTGACTGTCCTGGAGATAACAAAGATGCAGCTGACTCAAACGATCTTTCAGCTGCTCAT